The Bacillota bacterium genomic interval TATGCCCGTCCATAGCCTTGCGTACCCCCTTAGCGCCAGCCCCTACAGGCGGTCCATCCCATCAGGCGCCGACACAGGGGTCCCGCCCTTTACGGTCACCTGTTTTACAGGCAATCGGGCCGCATCGAGAAGCGCCTGGCGAAGCTCCTCCTTGGTGGCCCGTCGTTGGATGGCCTCACCAAGTCGACGGATTTGGAAGGCCAAGGTGTCCGCGTCGACCGATGGTCCCTCGATCCGGAACACCTTCGGATGTGCGGTGGGTACAACCCGCTCTCCGTCGCCGATGAGCTGTTCGGTCAGCTTTTCACCCGGGCGGGGGTTCGTAAACCGGATCCTGACATCCACATCGGGCTGCAAGCCAGACAGGCGGATCATGTCCCGGGCTAGATCGACTACCCGGACCGGTTCCCCCATATCCAGGACAAAGACCTCGCCGCCTGAACCCATCCCGCCGGCCTGGATGACGAGCGCCACCGCCTCCTGGACGGTCATGAAGTACCGCCGCATGTCAGGATGGGTGACTTCGAGATCCCGCCCTTCCGCCAGCGCTTCCCGGAAGACTTCCACGACGCTTCCCCGGCTGCCCAGCACGTTGCCAAAACGTACGGCTACGTAAATGGGTCGCTCCCCGTGGGTCGAGGAATCCGTGGTTGCTGCCGCCTCACGAAACGCGGGCACAAGTCGCCCGATAGACTTCCCCACACCGTCGCCCACAGGCCACCCGGGGCCTAACAGATCTCGGACATCTACCAGCTCGGTAAGCTGACCCCGGGCTGCCACTTGCACGAGCAACTCCCCTACCCGCTTACTTGCCCCCATGGCGCTGACGGGATCGGCCGCCTTGTCGGTGGAGATGACGACGCAGCGCTCCACGCCGGCTGCTTCGCACGCTTCCAAGACGTGCAGCGTGCCGAAGACGTTGTTGATGGTGGCCTCCCTCGGAGCATCTTCCATCGCGGGTACGTGCTTGTGTGCTGCGGCATGGAAGACCACCTGGGGGCAAAGGGCCTCAAAAAGCGCAAGTAGCCCGTCCCTGTCCCAGATGTTGACCACCTGATGCTTCCAGGCCACACTCGGGTAGAGTTGCGCTAGCTTACGGAAAGCCCTCACCAAGCTATCCTCGCCCCGCCCGATCATCACGACCTGATCCGGGCCAAAGCGGGCCACCTGCCGGCAAATCTCGCTGCCGATGGACCCGCCCGCTCCCGTGACGAGGACCCGCTTGCCCCGAAGGTACGCGGCAATGCCTTCCACGTCCACCTGCACAGGCTCCCTGCCGAGCAGGTCTTCGATCCGGATCTCCCGGATGCTGTTGACTGTTACCCGCCCGTCGATCAGCTCATAAAGCGCCGGAAGGGTGCGAACCGGTACTTTCGTGGCCTGGCAGACGTCCACTAGCTCGCGGATGACTTGCCGGGAGACGGACGGCATGGCAATGAGGATCTCCGTGACGCCGTACCGTTTGACCACCTCCGGAATGCGTCGGCGGCCCCCAAGCACCGGGAGGCCATATACCCGGTTTCCCCACTTACCCGGATCGTCGTCGATGAACCCGACAATTTGCCACGTCGTGCTGTGCTGGATCTCCCGAACGGCCATGGCGCCGGCGTCGCCCGCGCCCACGATTAATAGCCTCCGCTGTGACTCTCCATTGTACGCATGACCCTCCGCCAACCGAGCTTTTATCCA includes:
- a CDS encoding nucleoside-diphosphate sugar epimerase/dehydratase; its protein translation is MTAKARRIAALALLDAVAVAISLVASYALRFDGEIPARYAAQIPWAGAVAVTVRLGLLAVMGLYGRVWAYASLPELFTIASATGMGTVGMWLLNVFYRPFVVPRSVIIVEWLLSTAAIGGIRILLRVRANWIKARLAEGHAYNGESQRRLLIVGAGDAGAMAVREIQHSTTWQIVGFIDDDPGKWGNRVYGLPVLGGRRRIPEVVKRYGVTEILIAMPSVSRQVIRELVDVCQATKVPVRTLPALYELIDGRVTVNSIREIRIEDLLGREPVQVDVEGIAAYLRGKRVLVTGAGGSIGSEICRQVARFGPDQVVMIGRGEDSLVRAFRKLAQLYPSVAWKHQVVNIWDRDGLLALFEALCPQVVFHAAAHKHVPAMEDAPREATINNVFGTLHVLEACEAAGVERCVVISTDKAADPVSAMGASKRVGELLVQVAARGQLTELVDVRDLLGPGWPVGDGVGKSIGRLVPAFREAAATTDSSTHGERPIYVAVRFGNVLGSRGSVVEVFREALAEGRDLEVTHPDMRRYFMTVQEAVALVIQAGGMGSGGEVFVLDMGEPVRVVDLARDMIRLSGLQPDVDVRIRFTNPRPGEKLTEQLIGDGERVVPTAHPKVFRIEGPSVDADTLAFQIRRLGEAIQRRATKEELRQALLDAARLPVKQVTVKGGTPVSAPDGMDRL